A portion of the Chromobacterium sp. IIBBL 290-4 genome contains these proteins:
- the rsmH gene encoding 16S rRNA (cytosine(1402)-N(4))-methyltransferase RsmH has translation MSTPTFVHRTVLLTEAVDALAIRDDGVYVDCTFGRGGHSRLILSKLGPNGRLIAFDKDPQAIAVAEQLAAEDSRFNIVHNGFETLTAELGRLGVAEVDGVLMDLGVSSPQIDDGSRGFSFRFDAPLDMRMDTTRGVTAAEWLATADEADIREVIKTYGEERFARKIAAAIVAQRDESPITTTRELSVLVGQNVRTREPGQDPATRTFQAIRIFVNRELDELKAVLPQAARLLKTDGRLAVISFHSLEDRIVKQYLRDVSSEEKLPQWAMVRAEDMAKPPVSLVGKAIRSGEEELRENPRARSAIMRVAERTAAPWREIDA, from the coding sequence GTGAGCACCCCGACATTCGTGCACCGCACGGTGCTTCTGACCGAAGCGGTCGACGCGCTGGCCATCCGCGACGATGGCGTTTACGTCGATTGCACCTTCGGCCGCGGAGGCCACAGCCGCCTGATCCTGTCGAAGCTCGGCCCGAATGGCCGCTTGATCGCCTTCGACAAGGACCCGCAGGCCATTGCCGTCGCCGAGCAACTGGCGGCGGAAGATTCCCGTTTCAACATTGTCCACAACGGTTTCGAAACGCTGACGGCCGAGCTCGGCCGCCTGGGCGTGGCCGAGGTCGACGGCGTGCTGATGGATCTGGGCGTGTCGTCGCCGCAGATCGATGACGGCAGCCGCGGTTTCAGCTTCCGTTTCGACGCGCCGCTGGACATGCGTATGGACACCACTCGCGGCGTGACCGCCGCCGAATGGTTGGCAACGGCAGATGAGGCCGATATCAGAGAGGTCATCAAAACTTATGGTGAAGAGCGGTTTGCTCGCAAGATCGCAGCAGCCATTGTTGCGCAACGGGACGAAAGCCCCATCACGACCACCCGCGAGCTCTCTGTGCTCGTTGGGCAAAACGTCCGCACTCGGGAACCGGGTCAAGACCCGGCTACGCGTACCTTCCAAGCGATCCGGATCTTTGTGAACCGCGAGCTGGACGAGCTCAAGGCTGTGCTGCCGCAGGCCGCGCGCCTGCTCAAGACCGACGGCCGCCTGGCGGTGATCAGCTTCCATTCGCTGGAGGACCGCATCGTCAAGCAATACCTGCGCGACGTCAGCAGCGAAGAGAAGCTGCCGCAATGGGCCATGGTGCGCGCCGAGGACATGGCCAAGCCGCCGGTTTCCCTGGTGGGCAAGGCCATTCGCTCCGGCGAGGAAGAGCTGCGCGAAAACCCGCGCGCCCGCAGCGCCATCATGCGCGTGGCTGAACGCACGGCCGCGCCGTGGCGGGAGATCGACGCATGA
- the gatA gene encoding Asp-tRNA(Asn)/Glu-tRNA(Gln) amidotransferase subunit GatA, with amino-acid sequence MTQATLKQLSQQLAAKQVSSVELASQYLDRIEALNPQLNAIVTTDRAKTLAEAQAADARIAAGNAHALTGVPLVHKDLFCQQGWKTSCGSKMLDNFVSPYSAHVVEQCAAAGMVTLGRANMDEFAMGSSNENSFYGAVKNPWDAQAIPGGSSGGSAAAVAARLAPVATATDTGGSIRQPASHCGVTGIKPTYGVVSRYGMVAFASSLDQGGPIAQTAEDCALMLNVMAGFDERDSTSLERAKEDYARELGNPLNGLRVGLPKEYFAAGLDGDVARAVDNAVAELKKLGAEAVEISLPNTELSIPAYYVIAPAEASTNLSRYDGVRYGHRAKDYKDLVDMYEKTRAEGFGDEVKRRILVGSYVLSHGYYDAYYLKAQKIRRLIANDFKAAFGQCDVILGPVAPTAAFDLGQMASDPVQMYLSDVYTLSVNLAGLPGMSVPAGFAANGRPIGLQIIGNYFAEAKMLNVAHQFQQATDWHAKAPAL; translated from the coding sequence ATGACACAAGCCACACTCAAGCAATTGTCGCAACAGCTGGCGGCCAAACAGGTTTCCAGCGTGGAGCTGGCCAGCCAATACCTGGACCGCATCGAGGCGCTGAACCCGCAGCTCAACGCCATCGTCACCACGGATCGCGCAAAGACGCTGGCCGAAGCCCAGGCCGCCGACGCGCGCATCGCCGCCGGCAACGCCCATGCCCTGACCGGCGTGCCGCTGGTGCACAAAGACCTGTTCTGCCAGCAAGGCTGGAAGACCAGCTGCGGCTCCAAGATGCTGGACAACTTCGTCTCGCCGTACAGCGCCCACGTGGTGGAGCAGTGCGCCGCCGCCGGCATGGTGACCTTGGGCCGCGCCAATATGGACGAATTCGCCATGGGCTCGTCCAATGAAAACTCGTTCTACGGCGCGGTGAAGAACCCGTGGGACGCGCAGGCCATTCCGGGCGGTTCGTCCGGCGGCTCCGCCGCCGCGGTGGCCGCGCGCCTGGCGCCGGTAGCCACCGCCACCGATACCGGCGGCTCCATCCGCCAGCCGGCCAGCCATTGCGGCGTGACCGGCATCAAGCCGACCTACGGCGTGGTTTCGCGTTACGGCATGGTAGCCTTCGCCTCCTCGCTGGACCAGGGCGGCCCGATCGCCCAGACCGCCGAGGACTGCGCGCTGATGCTGAACGTGATGGCCGGCTTCGACGAGCGCGACTCCACCAGCCTGGAGCGCGCCAAGGAAGACTACGCTCGCGAGCTTGGCAACCCCTTGAACGGCTTGCGTGTGGGCCTGCCCAAGGAATACTTCGCCGCCGGCCTGGATGGCGATGTGGCGCGCGCGGTCGATAACGCCGTGGCCGAGCTGAAGAAGCTGGGCGCCGAGGCGGTGGAAATCAGCCTGCCCAACACCGAGCTGTCGATCCCGGCTTATTACGTGATCGCCCCGGCCGAGGCCTCCACCAACCTGTCCCGTTACGATGGCGTCCGCTACGGCCATCGCGCCAAGGACTACAAGGACCTGGTGGACATGTACGAGAAGACCCGCGCCGAAGGCTTTGGCGACGAGGTCAAGCGCCGCATCCTGGTGGGCAGCTATGTGTTGAGCCACGGCTACTACGACGCCTACTATCTGAAGGCGCAGAAGATCCGCCGCCTGATCGCCAACGATTTCAAGGCCGCCTTCGGCCAGTGCGACGTGATTCTGGGGCCGGTGGCGCCGACCGCTGCCTTCGATCTGGGCCAGATGGCGTCCGATCCAGTGCAGATGTATCTGTCCGATGTCTACACCCTGTCGGTGAACCTGGCCGGCTTGCCGGGCATGAGCGTGCCGGCCGGCTTCGCCGCCAACGGCCGCCCGATCGGGCTGCAGATCATCGGCAACTACTTCGCCGAGGCCAAGATGCTGAACGTGGCGCACCAGTTCCAGCAGGCGACTGACTGGCACGCCAAGGCGCCCGCGCTGTAA
- the gatB gene encoding Asp-tRNA(Asn)/Glu-tRNA(Gln) amidotransferase subunit GatB, which yields MKWEVVIGIEVHVQLNTVSKIFSGSSTAFGAEPNTQASAVELALPGVLPVLNRAVVDKAIRLGLALGANINQKNVFARKNYFYPDLPKGYQISQMDLPIVEGGKLKILVGDQEKVIGVTRAHMEEDAGKSLHEDFQGLSGIDLNRAGTPLLEVVSEPDMRSVDEALAYVKALYTLVTWLGICDGNMQEGSFRMDVNVSVRPEGQKEFGTRREIKNLNSFRFLEQAAKYEIQWQIDTLEDGGKVQQATVLFDPDSGETRMMRSKEDAHDYRYFPDPDLLPVRISDEQIARIQGEMPELPAAMQARFVEAYGVSAYDAALLTSSLKQAEYFEAAAKASGQGKLAANWINGEIAARLNRDGKDIADCPISVARLSGLIVRIADNTLSSKLAKQVFEALWDSELSADDIIERDGLKQVSDVGAIEKMVEEAIDANPKAVEEFRAGKEKALNALAGQVMKASKGKANPAQVQDILRQKLS from the coding sequence ATGAAATGGGAAGTCGTAATCGGTATCGAGGTGCACGTGCAGCTCAATACCGTCTCCAAGATTTTCTCCGGCTCCAGCACCGCCTTCGGCGCGGAGCCCAACACCCAGGCTTCCGCGGTGGAGCTGGCCCTGCCCGGCGTGCTGCCGGTGCTGAACCGCGCCGTGGTGGACAAGGCGATTCGCCTGGGCCTGGCGCTGGGCGCCAACATCAACCAGAAGAACGTGTTCGCCCGCAAGAACTACTTCTATCCGGACCTTCCCAAGGGCTATCAGATCAGCCAGATGGACCTGCCCATCGTCGAGGGCGGCAAGCTCAAGATTCTGGTCGGCGACCAGGAGAAGGTGATCGGCGTGACCCGCGCCCATATGGAAGAAGATGCCGGCAAGAGCCTGCACGAAGACTTCCAGGGCCTGTCCGGCATCGACCTCAACCGCGCCGGCACGCCGCTGCTGGAAGTGGTGTCCGAGCCGGACATGCGTTCGGTGGACGAGGCGCTGGCTTATGTCAAAGCCTTGTACACGCTGGTGACCTGGCTGGGCATCTGCGACGGCAATATGCAGGAAGGCAGCTTCCGCATGGACGTCAACGTCTCGGTGCGCCCGGAAGGCCAGAAGGAATTTGGCACCCGCCGCGAGATCAAGAACCTCAACTCCTTCCGCTTCCTGGAGCAGGCCGCCAAGTACGAGATCCAGTGGCAGATCGACACCCTGGAAGACGGCGGCAAGGTGCAGCAGGCCACCGTGCTGTTCGACCCGGACAGCGGCGAAACCCGCATGATGCGCAGCAAGGAAGACGCGCACGATTACCGCTACTTCCCGGACCCGGACTTGCTGCCGGTGCGCATCTCCGACGAGCAGATCGCCCGCATCCAGGGCGAGATGCCGGAGCTGCCGGCGGCGATGCAGGCCCGCTTCGTTGAAGCTTACGGCGTGTCCGCCTACGACGCGGCGCTATTGACCTCCAGTCTCAAGCAGGCCGAGTATTTCGAAGCCGCCGCCAAGGCCTCCGGCCAGGGCAAGCTGGCCGCCAACTGGATCAACGGCGAAATCGCCGCCCGCCTGAATCGCGACGGCAAGGACATCGCCGACTGTCCGATCTCGGTGGCGCGCCTGTCCGGCCTGATCGTGCGCATCGCCGACAACACCCTGTCCAGCAAGCTGGCCAAGCAGGTGTTCGAAGCGCTGTGGGACAGCGAGCTGTCGGCCGATGACATCATCGAGCGCGACGGCCTGAAGCAGGTGTCCGACGTCGGCGCCATCGAAAAGATGGTGGAAGAGGCGATCGACGCCAACCCGAAGGCGGTGGAGGAATTCCGCGCCGGCAAGGAAAAGGCGCTGAACGCGCTGGCCGGCCAGGTGATGAAGGCGTCCAAGGGCAAGGCCAATCCGGCTCAGGTGCAGGACATCCTGCGTCAAAAGCTGTCTTGA
- the mrdA gene encoding penicillin-binding protein 2, with protein MRRPNRFKNPQNDEEQFELRLIIAYGLIILLFLTLLARFVWLQVLQHDHFSTLAQNNRISLVPILPNRGLILDRNGIVLAQNYSAYTLELTPSKIPDLAATIAKLKTLADVTPRDEKLFKKLLGDSKNFEAVPLKVKLTDQEAARVAANAWQLPGVEVKARLFRDYPYKEMTSHVLGYIGRINQKDKERLDDEDKTTNYKGTNYIGKTGLEAVYEDDLHGQVGFEEVETDSGGRAVRSLRRTPPVNGNTLKLALDIRLQEMADKLFGQRRGALVAIDPSTGGVLAFLSKPGFDPSLFIDGIDSQTWSALNTDWQKPLINRALRGTYPPGSTFKPFMAMAALMTHSIGLRDIRPAPGYFTLPGSSHQFRDSKKQGNGMVNLQRAITVSSDTFFYKLAWDMGIDKIHPVVGSFGLGSKTGIDLDGEASGILPSKEWKEKRFARYKPEVRRWYPADVVSVGIGQGFNAYTPLQMANATAIMANNGQVFKPHLVQQIVDSKSGEARLIEPKPVRQLPYPQEYFDYIKEGMHGVMISGTGARVGVGLQYSMAGKTGTAQVVAIKQGAKYNAAALAEQYRDHSWFIAFAPVEKPKIAVAIIVENAGFGAAAAAPVARGLFDFYLLGKVPKDLDGLLKTVPQENGDAAATGEQNENAAD; from the coding sequence ATGCGCCGCCCCAATCGCTTCAAAAACCCGCAGAACGACGAAGAACAGTTCGAGCTGCGGCTGATCATCGCCTACGGCCTGATCATTCTCTTGTTTCTCACCCTGCTGGCCCGCTTCGTCTGGCTGCAGGTGCTGCAACACGACCACTTTTCCACGCTGGCGCAGAACAACCGCATTTCGCTGGTGCCCATCCTGCCCAACCGCGGCCTGATCCTGGACCGCAACGGCATCGTGCTGGCGCAAAACTACTCCGCCTACACCCTGGAGCTGACCCCGAGCAAGATTCCCGACCTCGCCGCCACCATCGCCAAGCTGAAAACGCTGGCCGACGTGACCCCGCGCGACGAGAAGCTGTTCAAGAAACTGCTGGGCGATAGCAAGAACTTCGAGGCGGTGCCGCTGAAAGTGAAGCTGACCGACCAAGAGGCCGCCCGCGTCGCCGCCAATGCCTGGCAACTGCCCGGCGTGGAAGTGAAGGCCCGGCTGTTCCGCGACTATCCGTATAAAGAAATGACCAGCCATGTGCTGGGCTATATCGGCCGCATCAACCAGAAAGACAAAGAGCGGCTGGACGACGAGGACAAGACCACCAATTACAAGGGCACCAACTACATCGGCAAAACCGGCCTGGAAGCGGTGTACGAGGACGATCTGCACGGCCAGGTGGGCTTCGAAGAGGTGGAAACCGACTCCGGCGGCCGCGCCGTGCGCAGCCTGCGCCGCACTCCGCCGGTCAACGGCAATACGCTGAAGCTGGCGCTGGACATCCGCCTGCAGGAAATGGCCGACAAGCTGTTCGGCCAGCGCCGCGGCGCGCTGGTGGCCATCGACCCCAGCACCGGCGGCGTGCTGGCCTTCCTGTCCAAGCCGGGCTTCGATCCCAGCCTGTTCATCGACGGCATCGACAGCCAAACCTGGAGCGCGCTCAACACCGACTGGCAAAAGCCGCTGATCAACCGCGCGCTGCGCGGCACCTACCCGCCCGGCTCCACCTTCAAGCCCTTCATGGCGATGGCGGCGCTGATGACGCACAGCATAGGCCTTCGCGACATCCGTCCGGCGCCGGGCTACTTCACGCTGCCAGGCTCCAGCCACCAGTTCCGCGACAGCAAGAAGCAGGGCAACGGCATGGTGAACCTGCAGCGCGCCATCACCGTCTCCAGCGATACCTTCTTCTACAAGCTGGCCTGGGACATGGGCATAGACAAGATCCACCCGGTGGTCGGCTCCTTCGGACTGGGCAGCAAGACCGGCATCGACCTGGACGGCGAAGCCAGCGGCATACTGCCGTCCAAGGAGTGGAAGGAAAAACGCTTCGCCCGCTACAAGCCCGAGGTGAGGCGCTGGTATCCGGCCGATGTGGTCAGCGTCGGCATCGGCCAGGGCTTCAATGCCTATACGCCGCTGCAGATGGCCAATGCCACCGCCATCATGGCCAATAACGGCCAAGTGTTCAAACCCCACTTGGTGCAGCAAATCGTCGACTCCAAAAGCGGCGAGGCGCGTCTGATCGAACCCAAGCCGGTCAGACAACTGCCCTACCCGCAGGAGTACTTCGACTACATCAAGGAAGGCATGCACGGGGTGATGATCTCCGGCACCGGCGCCCGCGTCGGCGTCGGTCTGCAGTATTCGATGGCGGGCAAGACCGGCACCGCGCAGGTGGTGGCGATCAAGCAAGGCGCCAAGTACAACGCCGCCGCGCTGGCCGAACAATACCGCGACCACAGCTGGTTCATCGCCTTCGCCCCAGTGGAGAAGCCCAAAATCGCCGTGGCCATCATCGTCGAGAACGCCGGCTTCGGCGCCGCCGCCGCCGCGCCGGTGGCGCGCGGCCTGTTCGACTTCTATCTGCTGGGCAAGGTGCCCAAGGACCTGGACGGACTGCTGAAAACCGTGCCGCAGGAAAACGGCGACGCCGCCGCGACCGGAGAGCAAAATGAAAACGCCGCTGATTAA
- the ftsL gene encoding cell division protein FtsL, with translation MNKLNATLLLMAVFSAWSVVTSTHVSRKLYSDLQKETKSAQQLEVEFGQLQLEQSTWGAHAVIEKAASARLGMHTPDPRQIQVISPKGVL, from the coding sequence ATGAACAAGCTCAACGCGACGCTGTTGCTGATGGCCGTGTTCTCCGCCTGGTCGGTGGTGACGTCCACGCACGTGTCGCGCAAGCTCTACAGCGACTTGCAGAAGGAAACCAAGTCGGCGCAGCAGCTGGAGGTGGAGTTTGGCCAGCTGCAGCTGGAGCAGAGCACCTGGGGCGCGCACGCGGTGATCGAAAAAGCCGCGTCCGCCCGCCTGGGCATGCATACCCCCGATCCGCGCCAGATCCAGGTGATCTCTCCGAAGGGAGTGCTGTGA
- the rodA gene encoding rod shape-determining protein RodA — MKTPLIKLIWQRIKEPLDGWLMLFLGLIFAVSMVLLYSANNQSFDKIDNKLIYTMMALTVMWLIARMRPQSVMNFAPPIYVIGVLLLIAVHFKGITVNGSTRWLSLGVTRIQPSEILKIALPMMLAWFFQKYELSLRWWHYLVAAGLMLVPVALVLKQPDLGTALLIAAAGFFVLFFAGLPWKVIFSGIVLAGASMPLVWNHLHDYQRKRVLTLIDPTTDPLGTGYHIIQSMIAIGSGGPWGKGWLNGTQTHLDYIPERTTDFIFAVYSEEFGLIGNLVLLVLYLLVISRALMITASAQTLYGRLMAASITMSFFVYAFVNMGMVSGILPVVGVPLPFMSYGGTATVTLFIGMGMLMGISNLRRN, encoded by the coding sequence ATGAAAACGCCGCTGATTAAGCTGATCTGGCAGCGGATCAAGGAGCCGCTGGACGGCTGGCTGATGCTGTTCCTCGGCTTGATCTTCGCGGTCAGCATGGTGCTGCTGTACTCCGCCAACAACCAGTCTTTCGACAAGATAGACAACAAGCTGATTTACACCATGATGGCGCTGACGGTGATGTGGCTGATCGCGCGGATGCGGCCGCAAAGCGTGATGAATTTCGCGCCGCCGATCTACGTCATCGGCGTGCTGCTGTTGATCGCCGTCCATTTCAAGGGCATCACCGTCAACGGCTCCACCCGCTGGCTGAGCCTAGGCGTCACCCGGATACAGCCTTCGGAAATCCTCAAGATCGCGCTGCCGATGATGCTGGCCTGGTTCTTCCAGAAGTACGAGCTGTCGCTGCGCTGGTGGCATTATCTGGTGGCCGCCGGCCTGATGCTGGTGCCGGTGGCGCTGGTGCTGAAACAGCCCGACCTCGGCACCGCGCTGCTGATCGCCGCCGCCGGCTTCTTCGTGCTGTTCTTCGCCGGCCTGCCATGGAAGGTGATTTTCAGCGGCATCGTGCTGGCCGGCGCCAGCATGCCCCTGGTGTGGAACCATCTGCACGACTACCAGCGCAAACGGGTGCTGACGCTGATCGACCCCACCACCGACCCGCTGGGCACCGGCTACCACATCATCCAGTCGATGATCGCCATCGGCTCCGGCGGCCCCTGGGGCAAGGGCTGGCTCAACGGCACCCAGACTCACCTCGACTATATCCCTGAGCGCACCACCGACTTTATCTTCGCGGTGTATTCCGAGGAGTTCGGCCTGATCGGCAATCTGGTGCTGCTGGTGCTGTATCTGCTGGTGATCAGCCGCGCGCTGATGATCACCGCCAGCGCCCAAACGCTGTACGGCCGGCTGATGGCCGCTTCCATCACCATGTCCTTCTTCGTCTACGCCTTCGTCAATATGGGCATGGTGTCCGGCATCCTGCCGGTAGTCGGCGTGCCGCTGCCCTTCATGTCCTACGGCGGCACCGCCACCGTGACGCTGTTCATCGGCATGGGCATGCTGATGGGCATCAGCAATCTGCGCCGCAATTGA
- a CDS encoding rod shape-determining protein gives MFRSLTGYFSNDLAIDLGTANTLIYMRSKGIVLDEPSVVAIHNDAPTNKKSILAVGLEAKRMLGRTPGSIQAIRPMKDGVIADFTVTEQMLKQFIKKVNPNRFFAASPRIVICVPCGSTQVERKAIRDSALAAGARRVELIEEPMAAAIGAGLPVEEPTGSMVVDIGGGTTEVGVISLGGVVYSNSVRVGGDKFDEAIINYIRRNYGMLIGETTAEEIKKTIGSAFPGAEVREMEVKGRNLAEGIPRAFTVSSNEILEALTEPLNQIVSAVKIALEQTPPELGADIAEKGMVLTGGGALLKDIDRLLAEETGLPVFVAEEPLTCVVRGSGKALEKMDKIGTIFTNVP, from the coding sequence ATGTTTCGTTCGCTGACCGGATACTTCTCCAACGACCTCGCCATCGACCTCGGCACCGCCAACACCCTGATTTACATGCGCAGCAAGGGCATCGTGCTCGACGAGCCGTCGGTGGTGGCCATCCACAACGACGCGCCGACCAACAAGAAATCCATCCTGGCCGTCGGCCTGGAAGCCAAGCGCATGCTGGGCCGCACCCCGGGCAGCATCCAAGCCATCCGCCCGATGAAGGACGGCGTGATCGCCGACTTCACCGTCACCGAACAAATGCTGAAGCAGTTCATCAAGAAGGTGAACCCGAACCGCTTCTTCGCCGCCAGCCCGCGCATCGTGATCTGCGTGCCCTGCGGCTCCACCCAGGTGGAACGCAAGGCCATCCGCGACTCCGCCCTGGCCGCCGGCGCGCGCCGCGTGGAACTGATCGAAGAGCCGATGGCCGCCGCGATCGGCGCCGGCCTGCCGGTTGAGGAGCCGACCGGCTCCATGGTGGTGGACATCGGCGGCGGCACCACCGAAGTGGGCGTGATCTCGCTGGGCGGCGTGGTGTACAGCAACAGCGTGCGCGTCGGCGGCGACAAGTTCGACGAAGCCATCATCAATTACATCCGCCGCAACTACGGCATGCTGATCGGCGAAACCACCGCCGAAGAAATCAAGAAAACCATCGGCTCCGCCTTCCCGGGCGCCGAAGTCCGCGAAATGGAAGTCAAGGGCCGCAACCTGGCCGAAGGCATTCCGCGCGCCTTCACCGTGTCTTCCAATGAAATCCTGGAAGCGCTGACCGAACCGCTGAACCAGATCGTCTCCGCCGTGAAGATCGCGCTGGAGCAAACCCCGCCGGAACTGGGCGCCGACATCGCCGAAAAAGGCATGGTGCTGACCGGCGGCGGCGCGCTGCTGAAGGATATCGACCGCCTGCTGGCCGAAGAGACCGGCCTGCCGGTATTCGTCGCCGAAGAGCCGCTGACCTGCGTGGTGCGCGGTTCCGGCAAGGCGCTGGAGAAAATGGATAAGATCGGCACCATTTTCACCAACGTGCCTTAA
- the gatC gene encoding Asp-tRNA(Asn)/Glu-tRNA(Gln) amidotransferase subunit GatC, which produces MSLTHQDVARIAKLARINVSEAEIAATADQLNNIFGLIEQMQAVDTTGIEPMAHPQDVSLRLRDDVVTETNRREAFQAVAPQVEKGLFLVPKVIE; this is translated from the coding sequence ATGTCGCTGACGCATCAGGATGTCGCACGGATTGCCAAGCTTGCCCGCATCAATGTGAGCGAGGCGGAAATCGCTGCCACGGCAGACCAGCTCAACAATATTTTCGGCCTGATCGAACAGATGCAGGCCGTAGACACCACCGGCATCGAGCCGATGGCGCATCCGCAGGACGTGTCGCTGCGCCTGCGCGACGATGTGGTCACCGAGACCAATCGGCGCGAGGCCTTCCAGGCGGTGGCGCCCCAAGTCGAAAAAGGCTTGTTCCTCGTTCCCAAGGTGATCGAGTAA
- the mreC gene encoding rod shape-determining protein MreC, with product MDFANTPSFFRSGPPPAARLAMSVVASIALLIGDSRYGLMEQAREALSLALYPVQRAVNLPAQAVRHAGDYLISQTELKQENTQLREKQLQMSAQLARLQTLERELNELRQLNAIRAQRDDSAQIAETLYTGRDPFSYKIIIDKGADAKLLAGQPVIDAHGLLGQVTRVQPLTAEVSLIIDKNQMVPVMVERTGERAILYGYGGGVELRYLPQSSDVKEKDRIVTSGLDGLFPEGIPVATVSRVERNAGAAFTRVYTQPLAGVQQTRYVLALQAKQTPARPAEPPAPPEKKTKGGKKAADEE from the coding sequence ATGGATTTCGCCAACACCCCCAGCTTTTTCCGCTCCGGGCCGCCGCCGGCCGCCCGTCTGGCGATGAGCGTCGTCGCGTCGATCGCGCTCTTGATCGGCGATAGCCGCTATGGCCTGATGGAGCAAGCCCGCGAGGCCTTGTCGCTGGCGCTGTACCCGGTGCAGCGCGCGGTCAATCTGCCGGCCCAGGCGGTGCGCCACGCCGGCGACTACCTGATCTCGCAGACCGAGCTGAAACAGGAAAACACCCAGTTGCGCGAGAAGCAGCTGCAGATGTCCGCCCAATTGGCGCGGCTGCAGACGCTGGAGCGCGAGCTGAACGAATTGCGCCAGCTGAACGCCATCCGCGCGCAGCGCGACGACTCGGCCCAGATCGCCGAGACGCTGTACACCGGCCGCGACCCCTTCTCCTACAAGATCATCATCGACAAGGGCGCCGACGCCAAACTGCTGGCCGGCCAGCCGGTGATCGACGCGCACGGCCTGCTGGGCCAGGTGACGCGCGTGCAGCCGCTGACCGCGGAAGTGTCGCTGATCATCGACAAGAACCAGATGGTGCCGGTGATGGTGGAGCGCACCGGCGAGCGCGCCATCCTGTACGGCTATGGCGGCGGCGTGGAGCTGCGCTATCTGCCGCAGAGCTCGGACGTGAAGGAAAAGGACCGCATCGTCACCTCCGGCCTGGACGGCCTGTTCCCGGAAGGCATTCCGGTGGCGACCGTCAGCCGAGTGGAACGCAATGCCGGCGCCGCCTTCACCCGCGTTTACACCCAGCCGCTGGCCGGCGTGCAGCAAACCCGTTACGTGCTGGCGCTGCAAGCCAAGCAAACGCCGGCCCGCCCGGCCGAGCCGCCGGCGCCGCCGGAGAAGAAGACCAAGGGCGGCAAGAAGGCCGCCGACGAGGAGTAA
- the mreD gene encoding rod shape-determining protein MreD yields MSLDRPKELLKPVKRRFIFLTFVIAVLIELVPLPHGSTRWLPDFIGLLILYWVINQPRRVNIGVAFLMGIVADVSTAGLFGQHALAYSATAFLALSRQRQLVMFNLGQQALVVLGLMTMNQFIMVVVRMLTGSAFVGWSYFLPPLIGALLWPLLTKLMLIPYRHHSA; encoded by the coding sequence ATGTCGTTGGACCGCCCCAAGGAATTGCTCAAGCCGGTCAAGCGCCGCTTCATCTTCCTGACTTTCGTCATCGCCGTGCTGATCGAGCTGGTGCCGCTGCCGCACGGCAGCACGCGCTGGCTGCCGGATTTCATCGGCCTGTTGATCCTGTACTGGGTGATCAACCAGCCGCGCCGCGTCAATATCGGCGTGGCCTTTCTGATGGGCATCGTCGCCGACGTGTCCACCGCCGGCCTGTTCGGCCAGCACGCCCTGGCCTACTCCGCCACCGCCTTCCTGGCCTTGAGCCGCCAGCGCCAGCTGGTGATGTTCAATCTGGGCCAGCAGGCGCTGGTGGTGCTGGGTCTGATGACCATGAACCAATTCATCATGGTGGTGGTGCGGATGCTGACCGGATCGGCCTTCGTCGGCTGGAGCTATTTCCTGCCGCCGCTGATCGGCGCGCTGCTGTGGCCGCTGCTGACCAAGCTGATGTTGATTCCTTACCGCCACCATTCTGCATGA
- the mraZ gene encoding division/cell wall cluster transcriptional repressor MraZ, with protein MIGGVSILSLDSKGRLAIPAKHRETLLSAFGHKLIVTLESQDHLLLYPEPNWRPVEARLLALPTGNPTLKRYQRLVLGHAETLEMDSAGRILLPARLRELTALDKDVALVGMGNRFELWNAEEWDSQTADALAIDQADLAQHLGDFTL; from the coding sequence ATGATTGGTGGCGTCAGCATCTTGTCTCTCGATAGCAAGGGGCGCTTGGCTATTCCGGCCAAGCACCGCGAGACACTGCTGTCCGCTTTCGGCCACAAGTTGATCGTCACGCTCGAATCCCAAGACCACCTGCTGCTCTACCCCGAACCCAACTGGCGCCCGGTCGAGGCCCGCCTGCTGGCCCTTCCCACCGGCAATCCCACCCTGAAACGCTATCAAAGACTGGTGCTCGGCCATGCCGAGACGCTGGAGATGGACTCCGCCGGCCGCATCTTGCTGCCGGCCCGCCTGCGCGAGCTGACCGCGCTGGACAAGGATGTTGCCCTGGTAGGCATGGGCAACCGATTCGAACTGTGGAATGCCGAGGAATGGGACAGCCAAACCGCTGACGCGCTGGCTATCGACCAAGCCGATTTGGCGCAACACCTTGGAGATTTCACGCTGTGA